The following are from one region of the Pseudazoarcus pumilus genome:
- a CDS encoding CHASE domain-containing protein: protein MATGRQQVQATADATAPATGPSAYARRFIVLAALYLVAAWAGHLVALTTGYASPLWPAAGIALAGLLTWGLRLWPALWLAGLLTELFIAPSGGHWPAAIGIACGIALQALVGAWLARRWLGAVEARHADRALALLILLCGPLASTLAPGIGVATLYAAGVMQAPDLLDNWLLWWAGDTAGVLLFTPLALAMWPGSGELRRHWEGGWRVAVIPAVTAFLLVAGLVQMTRLEDSRERAEARQAMDIVGDRGLLELAGALEPLNGVVRLFTSSSSVTREEFRRYTAGLDERPALIGIDWAPRVRDVEREAFEASVRAGGLVDYVIFDFDAEGARQPSPPRAEHFPVLYSEPMWLNDEALGLDHAQSAERRAAMMRALEVPGSVHVVRDELLRTQRSNLLVFLPVLSPGDETLNGYVVGVLDLQHLLDDLTRLAQAQALAFRVHDVSPGTPSRVLYDTLPAQATPEVSRELQIGGLAWRIDMARIEPERDTGATPAVRAYLGFAVFASLLVAFAVLGSAGRNAATHARVRERTTELAETLARLRDREAEERAVLDNIVECVITIGTDGRVVNINRAVEPMFGYRPDEVIGRNVSMLMTGADSAIHDDYIRRYLDTGERRIIGRNREVVGRHKDGHDIALELAVSEYVFGERRVFTGTLRDITERKALVADLTRAREHADEANRAKSAFLAAMSHEIRTPMNGVVGLSDVLACSSLNEYQRDLVRTIRESSTALLTLIDDILDFSKIEAGRLEIELRALDLAEVVEGVCASLSPIAVRRGVDVSLYIDPALPAGVISDEVRLRQLLYNIVGNAIKFSAGRPDVRGVVSLRVVRAGDDPLRVCFSVADNGIGIAPERLSDLFRPFTQAESSTTRRYGGTGLGLAICRRLVDMLGGNITVDSAVGRGATFRVTLPLDIAADIAPPQLPALDGIDCLIGPCCGPDADVVEIYLKHAGARTHRPADTAEALDVARAASAPLVVIDCARGGDAPASEYMLPGIDARGVRLLRGRGAGRLDPQRQIAVDANVLRRATLLRAVAVAAGRASPEAADETSTSSAATAPTTPPDIEAARAEHRLILVAEDNEINQKVILHQLALLGYAAEVAEDGAQALSMWRRGDYALLLTDLHMPQLDGYALTAAIRREERPGSHIPILALTANALRGEERRALDAGMDAYLTKPVQLDLLRSTLEHHLPGAVARAHTPAVPRAPESPPADPALPLFDVSVLEELVGDDQQIVREFLLEFRRSAKDLAESLRTALDGGWPAEAGNAAHKLKSAARSVGALALGEECAIIEREARQANADALAVRLPGFDALLRETGRLIEAHLAGADKA from the coding sequence ATGGCGACCGGTCGGCAGCAGGTTCAAGCCACAGCCGACGCGACGGCCCCGGCAACGGGGCCGTCTGCTTATGCGCGCCGCTTCATCGTGCTCGCGGCGCTGTATCTTGTCGCCGCATGGGCTGGCCACCTGGTCGCGCTGACCACCGGCTACGCCTCACCGTTGTGGCCCGCCGCCGGCATCGCGCTGGCCGGTCTGCTGACCTGGGGGCTGCGCCTGTGGCCCGCGCTGTGGCTCGCCGGTCTGCTCACCGAGTTGTTCATCGCCCCGTCCGGCGGTCACTGGCCGGCGGCCATCGGCATCGCCTGCGGCATCGCGCTGCAGGCCCTGGTGGGGGCGTGGCTGGCGCGACGCTGGCTGGGCGCCGTCGAGGCGCGCCACGCCGATCGCGCGCTGGCCCTGCTGATCCTGCTCTGCGGGCCCCTGGCATCCACGCTCGCGCCGGGAATCGGCGTCGCCACACTGTACGCTGCAGGCGTGATGCAGGCGCCCGATCTGCTCGACAACTGGCTGCTGTGGTGGGCCGGCGACACCGCCGGCGTACTGCTCTTCACCCCGCTCGCGCTGGCCATGTGGCCCGGTAGCGGGGAGTTGCGACGGCACTGGGAGGGCGGCTGGCGCGTGGCCGTGATTCCGGCGGTGACCGCCTTCCTGTTGGTCGCCGGCCTGGTGCAGATGACACGCCTGGAGGATTCGCGCGAGCGCGCCGAAGCCCGGCAGGCCATGGATATCGTCGGCGATCGCGGCCTGCTCGAACTGGCCGGCGCGCTCGAACCGCTCAACGGCGTGGTGCGACTGTTCACGTCCAGCAGCAGCGTCACGCGCGAGGAGTTCCGCCGCTACACGGCCGGACTGGACGAACGACCGGCCCTCATCGGCATCGACTGGGCGCCGCGCGTGCGCGATGTCGAGCGCGAGGCCTTCGAGGCCTCGGTACGTGCCGGCGGGCTGGTCGACTACGTCATATTCGACTTCGACGCCGAAGGCGCCCGCCAGCCCAGCCCCCCACGCGCCGAACACTTTCCGGTGCTCTACAGCGAGCCGATGTGGCTCAACGACGAGGCCCTGGGGCTGGATCACGCCCAGTCTGCCGAGCGACGGGCGGCGATGATGCGCGCGCTCGAGGTGCCGGGCAGCGTGCATGTCGTGCGTGACGAGTTGCTGCGGACGCAACGCTCGAACCTGCTGGTCTTCCTGCCCGTGCTCTCGCCCGGCGACGAGACGCTGAACGGCTACGTCGTCGGCGTGCTCGACCTGCAGCACCTGCTCGACGACCTGACCCGTCTGGCGCAGGCGCAGGCGCTGGCGTTCCGCGTGCACGACGTCAGCCCCGGCACGCCCTCGCGCGTGCTCTACGACACGCTGCCGGCGCAGGCCACGCCGGAAGTTTCGCGCGAACTACAGATCGGCGGCCTGGCGTGGCGCATCGACATGGCCCGCATCGAGCCCGAACGGGACACGGGCGCCACGCCGGCGGTGCGGGCCTATCTCGGCTTCGCGGTATTCGCATCGCTGCTGGTGGCCTTCGCCGTGCTCGGCAGCGCCGGGCGAAACGCCGCCACCCATGCCCGCGTGCGCGAACGCACCACCGAACTGGCCGAGACGCTGGCCCGGCTGCGCGACCGCGAGGCCGAGGAGCGCGCGGTACTCGACAACATCGTCGAATGCGTCATCACCATCGGCACCGACGGCCGCGTGGTGAACATCAACCGCGCGGTCGAGCCGATGTTCGGTTACCGGCCGGACGAGGTCATCGGCCGCAATGTGTCGATGCTCATGACCGGCGCCGACTCGGCCATCCACGACGACTACATCCGCCGCTATCTGGACACCGGCGAGCGCCGCATCATCGGCCGCAACCGCGAGGTCGTCGGCCGTCACAAGGACGGCCATGACATCGCGCTGGAACTGGCGGTGAGCGAATACGTGTTCGGCGAACGACGCGTATTCACCGGCACCCTGCGCGACATCACCGAGCGCAAGGCGCTCGTCGCCGACCTGACGCGCGCGCGCGAACACGCCGATGAAGCCAACCGCGCCAAGTCGGCCTTCCTCGCCGCCATGAGCCACGAAATCCGCACGCCGATGAACGGCGTGGTGGGCCTGTCCGACGTGCTCGCCTGCAGCAGCCTCAACGAATACCAGCGCGATCTGGTGCGCACCATCCGCGAATCCTCCACCGCGCTGCTGACGCTGATCGACGACATCCTCGACTTCTCCAAGATCGAGGCCGGGCGACTGGAGATCGAGCTGCGTGCGCTCGATCTGGCCGAAGTGGTTGAAGGCGTGTGTGCCTCGCTCTCGCCCATCGCGGTACGACGCGGCGTGGACGTATCGCTGTACATCGACCCCGCGCTGCCCGCCGGTGTGATCTCGGATGAGGTGCGACTGCGCCAGCTGCTCTACAACATCGTCGGCAACGCCATCAAGTTCTCCGCCGGGCGGCCCGACGTGCGCGGCGTGGTGTCACTGCGCGTGGTGCGCGCCGGCGACGACCCGTTGCGCGTGTGCTTCAGCGTCGCCGACAACGGCATCGGCATCGCGCCCGAGCGCCTGTCCGACCTGTTCCGCCCGTTCACGCAGGCCGAGTCCTCCACTACCCGCCGCTACGGCGGCACCGGGCTGGGGCTGGCCATCTGCCGCCGACTGGTCGACATGCTCGGCGGCAACATCACGGTCGACAGCGCCGTCGGGCGCGGCGCCACCTTCCGCGTCACGCTGCCGCTCGACATCGCGGCCGACATCGCGCCGCCGCAACTGCCCGCGCTCGACGGCATCGACTGCCTGATCGGCCCGTGCTGCGGCCCCGACGCCGACGTCGTCGAGATCTATCTGAAGCATGCCGGTGCGCGCACCCACCGCCCTGCCGACACTGCCGAGGCGCTCGACGTGGCGCGTGCCGCCAGCGCCCCGCTGGTGGTCATCGACTGTGCGCGCGGCGGCGACGCACCGGCCTCCGAATACATGCTGCCGGGCATCGACGCACGCGGCGTGCGGCTGCTACGCGGACGCGGCGCCGGGCGTCTCGATCCGCAGCGTCAGATCGCGGTAGACGCCAACGTGCTGCGCCGCGCGACGCTACTGCGCGCCGTCGCAGTGGCTGCCGGCCGCGCCTCGCCCGAGGCCGCTGACGAGACCAGCACCAGCAGCGCCGCCACAGCCCCCACTACGCCACCGGACATCGAAGCCGCGCGCGCCGAGCACCGCCTGATCCTGGTGGCCGAGGACAACGAGATCAACCAGAAGGTCATCCTGCACCAGCTCGCGCTGCTCGGTTACGCAGCGGAAGTGGCCGAGGACGGCGCGCAGGCGCTGTCGATGTGGCGGCGCGGCGACTACGCCCTGCTGCTCACCGACCTGCACATGCCGCAGCTCGACGGCTATGCGCTGACGGCCGCGATCCGCCGCGAGGAACGCCCCGGCAGCCACATTCCCATCCTCGCGCTGACCGCCAACGCGCTGCGCGGCGAGGAGCGGCGCGCGCTCGACGCCGGCATGGACGCCTATCTGACCAAGCCGGTGCAACTCGACCTGCTGCGCAGCACGCTCGAACACCATCTGCCCGGCGCCGTCGCGCGCGCGCACACGCCGGCCGTGCCGCGTGCGCCCGAATCTCCACCCGCCGACCCGGCGCTGCCGCTGTTCGACGTTTCGGTGCTGGAAGAACTGGTGGGTGACGATCAGCAGATCGTGCGCGAATTCCTGCTCGAATTCCGCCGCAGCGCGAAGGATCTGGCCGAGTCCCTGCGCACCGCGCTCGATGGCGGCTGGCCCGCTGAAGCCGGCAACGCCGCGCACAAGCTCAAATCGGCCGCACGCTCGGTTGGCGCGCTGGCCCTGGGCGAGGAATGTGCCATCATCGAACGCGAGGCGCGTCAGGCCAATGCCGACGCCCTCGCCGTCCGCCTGCCCGGCTTTGACGCGCTGCTGCGCGAAACCGGGCGGTTGATCGAAGCCCATCTGGCGGGAGCCGACAAGGCATGA
- a CDS encoding methyl-accepting chemotaxis protein: MKKNAANRSPSTIGQRLTLLVAIPLAALIVFAGLGIHAGWQKYRSAAITQELMSISVAANDLIHRMQVERGASGVFLSSGGQRFADPLPGYRAETGTALQALQARIDATGSASLPDVAVVLDAARERLDGLAATRAAIDAQEMDAGTSGAWYTGTIDRLIDGMAAVARYNEDPTIAQRASAFESLVRAKESAGLERALNAQVFAANFSTPEQYERLIRLVNRQEAFFEMFHTAAGEALAGALDTLRDSEAEREVLRLRGIIEEQQMLGGFDVAPADWFAASTRRIEGLRVIEQQLAGEIDAASGALVDAGQRALALTLAAALLAVLFTVAVSTWVARSIARPLKAAIEVAEHVSREDDFTHKVPEEGVAEVMRAAQAFNALMDKFRLILGETGQSSHAIASAAQSLSASSAELSRGADLQSDAASSMAAGVEQASVSISETASNADSAAELVNNARERTQSALRLMKEMVDRVRHIASRINASSRDVLELESGSQKIGGIVAVIREIAEQTNLLALNAAIEAARAGEQGRGFAVVADEVRKLAERTSSATGEIGAIIEEIQGRVGGTVTAMQETDADADSSLELVTRTAGALEEIGDSSAHVADNVQAIADALREQNAAVQQVAVNVERIADMSGQNSASAQSNAATAAQMEEQVARLDALISRFRLQAA, translated from the coding sequence ATGAAGAAGAACGCCGCAAACCGCAGTCCCTCGACGATCGGGCAACGCCTTACGCTGCTCGTCGCCATTCCGCTGGCCGCGCTGATCGTGTTCGCCGGTCTCGGCATCCACGCCGGCTGGCAGAAGTACCGCTCGGCCGCGATCACGCAGGAACTGATGTCGATCTCGGTCGCCGCCAACGATCTGATCCACCGCATGCAGGTCGAGCGCGGCGCCTCGGGCGTGTTCCTGAGCAGCGGTGGCCAGCGCTTCGCCGACCCCCTGCCCGGCTATCGCGCCGAAACAGGCACTGCACTGCAGGCGCTGCAGGCCCGCATCGATGCGACCGGTTCGGCCAGCCTGCCGGACGTAGCCGTGGTGCTGGACGCCGCGCGGGAACGGCTCGACGGACTGGCTGCCACGCGCGCCGCCATCGACGCGCAGGAGATGGATGCCGGCACCAGCGGCGCGTGGTACACGGGCACCATCGACCGCCTGATCGACGGCATGGCTGCGGTCGCGCGCTACAACGAGGATCCCACCATCGCGCAGCGCGCCTCGGCCTTCGAATCGCTGGTGCGCGCCAAGGAAAGCGCCGGGCTGGAGCGCGCGCTCAACGCCCAGGTATTCGCCGCCAACTTCTCCACGCCCGAGCAGTACGAACGGCTGATCCGGCTGGTCAACCGTCAGGAAGCGTTCTTCGAGATGTTCCACACCGCCGCCGGCGAAGCGCTGGCGGGCGCTCTCGACACGCTGCGCGACTCGGAGGCGGAGCGCGAGGTGCTGCGCCTGCGCGGCATCATCGAGGAGCAGCAGATGCTGGGCGGCTTCGATGTCGCGCCCGCGGACTGGTTCGCCGCCAGCACGCGGCGCATCGAAGGCCTGCGCGTGATCGAGCAGCAGCTCGCGGGCGAGATCGACGCCGCCTCCGGTGCGCTGGTGGACGCCGGCCAGCGCGCGCTGGCGCTGACGCTGGCCGCGGCGTTGCTGGCAGTGCTGTTCACGGTGGCCGTCTCGACCTGGGTCGCGCGCAGCATCGCGCGCCCGCTCAAGGCCGCCATCGAGGTCGCCGAACACGTCTCGCGCGAGGACGATTTCACCCACAAGGTGCCGGAAGAAGGCGTGGCCGAGGTGATGCGCGCGGCGCAAGCATTCAACGCGCTGATGGACAAGTTCCGCCTGATCCTCGGCGAAACCGGACAGTCCAGCCATGCCATCGCCAGTGCGGCGCAGTCGCTGTCGGCATCCAGCGCCGAACTGAGTCGCGGTGCCGATCTGCAGTCGGATGCCGCCTCGTCGATGGCGGCCGGCGTCGAGCAGGCCTCGGTCAGCATCAGCGAGACCGCCAGCAATGCCGACTCGGCCGCCGAGCTGGTCAACAATGCGCGCGAACGCACGCAGTCGGCGCTGCGCCTGATGAAGGAGATGGTCGATCGCGTGCGCCACATCGCCTCGCGCATCAACGCCTCCAGCCGGGACGTGCTGGAACTGGAGAGCGGTTCGCAGAAGATCGGCGGCATCGTCGCGGTGATCCGCGAGATCGCCGAACAGACCAACCTGCTCGCGCTCAACGCCGCCATCGAGGCCGCGCGCGCCGGCGAACAGGGACGCGGCTTCGCGGTGGTCGCGGACGAGGTGCGCAAGCTGGCCGAGCGCACCTCCTCGGCCACCGGCGAGATCGGCGCCATCATCGAGGAGATCCAGGGGCGCGTCGGCGGCACCGTGACGGCGATGCAGGAGACCGACGCGGACGCCGATTCCAGCCTCGAACTGGTCACGCGCACGGCTGGCGCGCTGGAGGAGATCGGCGACAGCTCGGCGCACGTGGCAGACAACGTGCAGGCCATCGCCGATGCGCTGCGCGAGCAGAACGCCGCCGTGCAGCAGGTAGCCGTCAACGTCGAGCGCATTGCCGACATGTCCGGTCAGAACAGCGCCTCGGCTCAGTCCAACGCCGCCACGGCGGCACAGATGGAGGAACAGGTGGCAAGACTCGATGCGCTGATCTCGCGCTTTCGGCTGCAGGCCGCCTGA
- a CDS encoding nitrous oxide reductase accessory protein NosL, which translates to MNRMMLRTALATAALILLAGCGGADETAMELQARAFHPDDECHVCGMIVTDFSGPKGQAVGRDGTHAFCSTAELIGWWLQPENQVSGARLFVHDMAHGSWEHPDDEQLIDATTAWYVAGTELKGAMGATLASFASEADARALAAEHDGRVLRFDELDASVLQRGGAHGAMH; encoded by the coding sequence ATGAACCGAATGATGTTGCGCACCGCGCTGGCCACGGCCGCGCTGATCCTGCTGGCCGGCTGCGGCGGCGCCGACGAGACGGCGATGGAGCTGCAGGCGCGCGCCTTCCACCCGGACGACGAATGCCATGTATGCGGCATGATCGTCACGGACTTTTCCGGCCCCAAGGGGCAGGCTGTGGGTCGTGACGGCACGCACGCCTTCTGCTCGACGGCGGAGCTGATCGGCTGGTGGCTGCAGCCCGAGAACCAGGTATCCGGCGCGCGGCTGTTCGTGCATGACATGGCGCACGGCAGCTGGGAACACCCGGACGACGAGCAGCTGATCGACGCCACCACCGCCTGGTACGTGGCCGGCACGGAACTCAAGGGTGCGATGGGTGCGACGCTGGCGTCCTTTGCATCGGAGGCCGATGCGCGTGCGCTGGCGGCCGAGCATGATGGCCGCGTGCTGCGCTTTGATGAATTGGATGCCTCGGTGCTGCAGCGCGGCGGCGCGCACGGCGCCATGCACTGA
- a CDS encoding MFS transporter, whose protein sequence is MTAPAASSTPLFATALPPATIAALLFALMLPVTAMVPVLPALTVERHPDLGDIARHAFMSANMVGALLAAPLAGWLADRSGRRTALIVSALALNAASLFALAGEHAYGVVLTLRFIEGCAHISALSLLMTLAADHARQDRLGGTMGGVGAAIGLGVAAGAPLGGWIGAHDAALVPFAGGALAAALALAAACVLRDATAAPRERRSPFAAVRQQRALAIPYVFAFVDRLTVGFIVSTLTLYMAVVLELGPARIGAAMAAFLVPFSLLTWPAGRLCRHVDAFALMLVGSVLYGAFLIALPLAGRDALLPLMAAGGVVGAAMYAPSLVLTAALAPDGARATTLAGFNIAGSAGFALGPLLAGSLVAWLRATGIDPYVPVFVVFGLFEIVLALALLPLWRRQRLPPALAGTPEPS, encoded by the coding sequence ATGACCGCGCCTGCCGCATCTTCCACCCCGCTGTTCGCCACGGCACTGCCGCCCGCCACCATCGCCGCCTTGCTGTTCGCGCTGATGCTGCCGGTCACGGCGATGGTGCCCGTGCTGCCCGCGCTCACGGTGGAGCGTCATCCGGACCTCGGCGATATCGCGCGCCACGCCTTCATGTCGGCCAACATGGTCGGCGCGCTGCTCGCCGCGCCGCTGGCCGGCTGGCTGGCCGACCGCAGCGGCCGGCGCACGGCGCTTATCGTCTCCGCACTGGCGCTCAACGCAGCGAGCCTGTTCGCGCTCGCCGGCGAGCACGCCTACGGCGTGGTGCTGACCCTGCGCTTCATCGAGGGCTGCGCCCACATCAGCGCGCTGTCTTTGCTGATGACCCTGGCCGCCGACCACGCCCGCCAGGATCGGCTGGGCGGCACCATGGGCGGCGTCGGTGCGGCCATCGGCCTGGGCGTGGCCGCCGGCGCACCGCTGGGCGGCTGGATCGGCGCGCACGACGCCGCTCTGGTACCGTTCGCCGGCGGCGCGCTGGCCGCCGCCCTCGCGCTGGCAGCGGCGTGTGTGCTGCGCGACGCCACGGCCGCCCCGCGCGAGCGTCGCTCGCCGTTTGCGGCCGTGCGCCAGCAACGCGCGCTGGCCATTCCCTATGTCTTCGCCTTCGTCGACCGCCTCACGGTGGGCTTCATCGTGTCGACGCTGACGCTGTACATGGCCGTCGTGCTGGAACTGGGCCCGGCCCGCATCGGGGCCGCGATGGCCGCCTTTCTGGTGCCGTTCTCGCTGCTGACATGGCCGGCCGGGCGTTTGTGCCGCCATGTCGACGCGTTCGCGCTGATGCTCGTCGGCAGTGTGCTGTACGGCGCCTTCCTGATCGCGCTGCCGCTGGCCGGGCGTGATGCGCTGCTGCCGCTGATGGCCGCCGGCGGCGTGGTCGGCGCGGCGATGTATGCGCCATCTCTGGTGCTCACCGCCGCACTGGCGCCGGACGGTGCCCGCGCGACCACGCTGGCCGGCTTCAACATCGCCGGCTCGGCCGGCTTCGCGCTGGGGCCGCTGCTCGCCGGCAGTCTGGTCGCCTGGCTGCGCGCGACGGGTATCGATCCCTACGTGCCGGTGTTCGTCGTATTCGGCCTGTTCGAGATCGTGCTCGCGCTCGCACTGCTGCCGCTGTGGCGGCGGCAGCGACTCCCGCCGGCGCTCGCCGGCACCCCGGAACCGTCCTGA
- a CDS encoding DUF6306 domain-containing protein, protein MTTSDCTPMSDAELAEFLNTLLECERAGVKVLGEYEKDFADEADARALIVESRHDEGRYCRLMFGYLQELGADISRATGGFADKALAVPGRAERLAFLNRGQGWVAREIERVLPRVPYAHMRDGLREMLDTHRANIGKCEALIGTLG, encoded by the coding sequence ATGACCACATCCGATTGCACACCCATGAGCGACGCCGAACTGGCCGAATTCCTCAATACCCTTCTCGAATGCGAGCGCGCCGGCGTCAAGGTGCTGGGCGAGTATGAAAAAGACTTCGCCGACGAGGCCGACGCGCGCGCGCTGATCGTCGAGTCGCGTCACGACGAGGGCCGCTACTGCCGGCTGATGTTCGGCTATCTGCAGGAACTGGGGGCCGACATCAGCCGCGCGACCGGCGGCTTCGCCGACAAGGCGCTGGCGGTGCCGGGCCGCGCCGAACGGCTGGCCTTCCTGAACCGCGGCCAGGGCTGGGTCGCACGCGAGATCGAGCGTGTGCTCCCACGCGTGCCCTACGCCCACATGCGCGATGGCCTGCGCGAGATGCTCGACACGCATCGCGCCAACATCGGCAAGTGCGAGGCGCTGATCGGCACGCTGGGCTGA
- a CDS encoding EAL domain-containing response regulator has product MSTLVIDDEAFVRKLLAHLLGRVGVHDVLACDGGRGALDLLAQRSDIELIFLDLQMPGMDGVEFIRHLVTREYHGALVLVSGEDERILHTAGRLARAHRLDVLGEIRKPVSPDALREVLARRGTQTITPQPGQRREYDAEALRMAIAEGQLINHYQPKVSLENAQFAGVETLVRWQHPTDGLIGSDRFVPLAENNGLIDALTRNVLETALRDMRTLLDGGNAIQVAVNVSMQNLHALDFPEYVARVALAAGVPLGALILEVTESRLMDDPLSALEILTRLRLKRIGLSIDDFGTGHSSLAQLRDIPFTELKLDRSFVHGAAHDAAQRAILDASLDLARQLGITTVAEGVEDREDWEFLRARGCHLAQGWFIARPLAAGELPAWIAAWNARRGEVLGYR; this is encoded by the coding sequence ATGAGCACTCTGGTCATCGATGACGAAGCCTTCGTGCGCAAGCTGCTCGCGCACCTGCTCGGCCGCGTCGGCGTGCACGACGTGCTCGCCTGCGACGGCGGACGCGGCGCGCTCGATCTGCTCGCGCAGCGCTCCGACATCGAGCTGATCTTTCTCGACCTGCAGATGCCCGGCATGGACGGCGTGGAATTCATCCGCCATCTGGTCACGCGCGAGTACCACGGCGCACTGGTGCTGGTCAGCGGCGAGGACGAACGCATCCTGCACACCGCCGGGCGGCTGGCGCGCGCGCACCGCCTCGACGTGCTGGGCGAAATCCGCAAGCCCGTGAGTCCCGATGCGCTGCGCGAAGTACTGGCGCGACGTGGCACGCAGACCATCACGCCGCAGCCCGGCCAGCGCCGCGAATACGATGCCGAAGCCCTGCGCATGGCCATCGCCGAGGGTCAGCTGATCAACCACTACCAGCCCAAGGTGTCGCTGGAGAACGCGCAGTTCGCCGGCGTCGAGACGCTGGTGCGCTGGCAGCACCCCACCGACGGCCTGATCGGGTCGGACCGCTTCGTGCCGCTGGCCGAGAACAACGGCCTGATCGATGCGCTGACCCGCAACGTGCTGGAGACCGCACTGCGCGACATGCGCACCCTGCTCGACGGCGGCAACGCCATCCAGGTAGCGGTGAACGTGTCGATGCAGAACCTGCACGCGCTGGATTTCCCGGAATACGTCGCGCGCGTCGCGCTGGCTGCCGGTGTGCCGCTGGGGGCGCTGATTCTGGAAGTGACTGAATCACGCCTGATGGACGATCCGCTCTCGGCGCTGGAAATCCTCACCCGCTTGCGCCTGAAGCGCATCGGGCTGTCGATTGACGACTTCGGCACCGGGCATTCCTCGCTCGCGCAACTGCGCGACATCCCCTTCACCGAACTCAAGCTCGACCGCAGCTTCGTGCACGGCGCCGCGCACGATGCGGCCCAGCGCGCCATTCTGGATGCCAGCCTCGATCTGGCACGCCAGCTCGGCATCACCACCGTCGCCGAAGGCGTCGAAGACCGCGAGGACTGGGAATTCCTGCGCGCGCGCGGTTGCCATCTGGCGCAGGGCTGGTTCATCGCCCGCCCGCTCGCGGCGGGCGAGCTGCCCGCCTGGATCGCGGCCTGGAACGCGCGCCGCGGCGAGGTGCTGGGCTACCGCTGA